GCATGCCGCTTCCAAAGAAGCGTCCGTTGGCGACGATGACGTTGTTGAACACCCCCTCGAAAACTTCGGCACCGGTCTCGGTTCCTTCGAGTTCGATCTTCATGGGCTGGTTTTTGTAGCCCATCATCCCGCGGGCGGTGCCGAGGTAGAAGGACACCTTCCCGCCGAAGGCTTTGGTCGTGTTGTTGACGATGTGCACCACGTGGCCGCCCACGCCAAAATCGGTGATGTTGATGAAGTGGCGAAGCGCCGGGCCGCCATCGCCTGGCACGCAGCGCATCTGCCCCACATCCACCGGCCGGGTGTTCTTGCCGGCGAGCACCTGCGCGCCCTTTTCATAGCCCTTGGGAAGATGGAGCGTCTTGATGAGGTCGCAACCCGTCCCGCGCGAGATGATCCCGAAGACGGCCTTTTCACGGATGAGCTCGCCGCCCTCATCAAAGAATCCGTTGACCACTTCGTTGTGAGTGCCGTCGCCGCCGATGCTGACGATCATCTCGGCGCCATCTTGCAGGGCCTTGCGCGCCAGGTCGGTGGCGTGGCGCGGGGCCTCGGAAAAGGCGTATTTGAACTTGCCCACGGCCAGCTCGATGTGGCGCGAGATATCGGACCAGCGCCGGCCCGTACTGCCGTTGGCGCTGCGGGGGTTGACGACGACGAAGGTGCGGAAATTGTCCACGACTTGCGCCTCCTCAGGAAATTCCCAGTGACTCGGCGAGCACCTCGATGAGGCTGCTCACCTGTGCATCGGAATCGGCGGCGGCGCCGCGAAGGTGGGACTCGCAGCGCGGCGAGCACGAAACAAGCGTTCCGCCGCGCGAAACGCCGCACTCATCGAGCCGCGCGCGCGCCATCTGTGTTGCTTCATCAGGAAACACGTCGGCGTAGCCGCCGCCGGCGCCGCAGCAGTTGGTGTCCTTTCCATGCCAGGGGGCTTCTTCGAGCTGCACGCCGCAGCGGCGCAGGATCTCGCGCGGCGCATCGATCGAGTCGAGCCTGCGCGCCAGCGTGCAGGGGTCGTGGTAGACCATCTTGCGTCCCAAGGGTTTGAGCTCGGGCCCAAGCGCATCCATCTTTTCGAGCAGGAAGCCCGCAAAATCCTTGATGCGACCGGCGGCGCCCTGTCCGACTTCCTGGTAGCGGCCCTCGATGGCCCAGGCGTTCTCGGGCGCGGGGGTGAGCACCGTGTGG
The sequence above is a segment of the Chrysiogenia bacterium genome. Coding sequences within it:
- a CDS encoding diacylglycerol kinase family lipid kinase, producing MDNFRTFVVVNPRSANGSTGRRWSDISRHIELAVGKFKYAFSEAPRHATDLARKALQDGAEMIVSIGGDGTHNEVVNGFFDEGGELIREKAVFGIISRGTGCDLIKTLHLPKGYEKGAQVLAGKNTRPVDVGQMRCVPGDGGPALRHFINITDFGVGGHVVHIVNNTTKAFGGKVSFYLGTARGMMGYKNQPMKIELEGTETGAEVFEGVFNNVIVANGRFFGSGMHIAPMAEPDDGLFDVVFMGDLKFGETMKLSRAIYQGAHMEHPKIWHRRAKKIRASSEQEVLIDMDGEQPGALPLSIEVLPAAIQVKIP